The following coding sequences lie in one Arachis ipaensis cultivar K30076 chromosome B03, Araip1.1, whole genome shotgun sequence genomic window:
- the LOC107631742 gene encoding potassium transporter 25-like → MMDLPPPLCPDDEIFREKVQKKKTWKQEILLSFQIVGVVYGQLSTAPLYVFGTMDAGALASEEVVYELFSFIFWTLTIISLLKYASIVLKADDKGEGGTFALYSLLCRNAKVCLLPSDRSANQIMNCEGRTPSKIRARRVIEKSKICHYLLLFLALFGSCMAIGDAVLTPALSVFSASTGVQRSLSDIIADMYPSSRRARESDTVSNALRRYVTVPAACVILVGLFMLQNCGTRKIGFMFAPIISAWLLFIGVVGIYDIFHWDVKIIYKISPVYVFKFIRNFNYHRWKLLGSIILCVGGSEAMFADLGHFSKKSIKITFICLIYPILVLCYAGQAAYISRNLGARDFNHFSQSIPRHYCKHVFIILSPLASAVGSQATITASFSIIKQCLALNCFPRVKVIHTSKTIHGQIYIPDVNWLLMILSLTVTISFRDMVKIGYAAGLAIICGMLVTTSLMSLIISLCWEKNLSVSACFLLCFGFVEAVYLSACLLQIHKGAWYLLVLLTMTMTIMLSWHYGTVKKYEFDMQNKVSTEWLVDVSPGLGIARVPGIGFIYTDIVAGIPAFFSHFITNLPAFHQVLIMVSFKSMPVPYVSEGERYLIGRIGPKDYKIYRCIVRYGYCDHIRDTGDFEEHIIRSIGEFISIEERDIESVDAATATNERMIVVGNSSTTHGHNNALVPLDAYEGPAVNNESQISPVPDTEGTSKKKRKKVRFMLPVNSPKIMQPCVRKELLDLIDARESGSAYFLGQSHLVVRDGSNFLKRFLIMVYRFSEKNCREPPVALKIPHAALVEVGMVCTI, encoded by the exons ATGATGGATCTTCCTCCTCCACTGTGTCCTGATGATGAAATCTTCCGTGAGAAGGTTCAG aagaagaaaacatggaagCAAGAGATCCTCCTGTCGTTTCAAATTGTTGGAGTAGTTTATGGTCAACTTAGCACTGCACCGTTATATGTGTTCGGTACAATGGATGCGGGAGCTCTTGCATCGGAGGAGGTCGTTTATGAACTCTTCTCCTTCATTTTCTGGACTTTGACAATCATTTCTTTGCTTAAGTATGCCTCTATAGTGCTCAAGGCTGATGATAAAGGAGAGG GTGGTACGTTTGCGTTGTACTCGCTGTTGTGTAGAAATGCAAAAGTTTGCCTGCTCCCTAGTGATAGAAGTGCCAATCAGATTATGAATTGTGAGGGGAGAACTCCTTCAAAGATCAGAGCAAGAAGGGTCATTGAGAAAAGCAAGATCTGTCACTATTTACTGTTGTTCTTAGCCCTCTTTGGTTCCTGTATGGCCATTGGGGATGCAGTGCTCACTCCAGCTCTTTCAG TGTTTTCAGCTTCAACTGGCGTTCAGAGATCCTTATCTGATATAATAGCAGACATGT ATCCATCGTCACGCCGTGCTCGCGAGTCAGACACAGTGTCTAATGCCTTACGCAGAT ATGTAACTGTTCCCGCTGCGTGTGTTATATTGGTTGGCTTGTTCATGTTGCAGAACTGTGGGACGCGTAAAATTGGCTTCATGTTTGCTCCAATTATTTCTGCTTGGCTCTTGTTTATTGGAGTGGTGGGAATTTATGATATTTTCCATTGGGATGtcaaaatcatttataaaatatCCCCGGTATACGTCTTCAAATTTATCAGAAATTTCAATTATCACAGATGGAAATTGTTAGGAAGCATCATTTTATGCGTGGGAG GATCAGAGGCAATGTTTGCAGACCTAGGCCATTTCTCCAAGAAATCAATTAAA ATTACATTTATATGCTTGATCTACCCGATTCTTGTTTTATGCTATGCCGGTCAGGCTGCATATATCTCCCGGAATTTAGGTGCTAGAGATTTCAACCATTTTAGTCAATCAATACCAC GTCATTATTGCAAACATGTGTTCATAATATTATCCCCACTTGCTTCAGCAGTAGGAAGCCAGGCAACCATAACAGCGAGTTTCTCCATCATCAAACAGTGCTTGGCATTAAACTGCTTTCCCAGAGTGAAAGTGATTCACACATCAAAAACAATACACGGCCAGATTTACATTCCTGATGTCAACTGGCTACTGATGATTCTCAGTCTCACGGTCACAATTAGTTTCAGAGACATGGTGAAGATTGGCTATGCAGCAGGTTTGGCTATAATTTGCGGAATGCTTGTAACAACTAGTCTCATGTCACTTATCATCTCATTGTGTTGGGAGAAGAACTTGAGCGTATCCGCGTGCTTTCTGCTATGCTTTGGTTTTGTTGAGGCGGTGTATCTCTCTGCTTGTCTGCTACAGATTCACAAGGGAGCCTGGTATCTGCTTGTTCTTTTGACAATGACAATGACAATCATGCTCTCGTGGCACTATGGAACTGTCAAGAAGTATGAGTTTGATATGCAAAACAAGGTCTCAACAGAATGGCTCGTAGATGTGAGTCCGGGCCTCGGGATCGCCAGGGTGCCTGGGATTGGCTTTATCTACACCGACATTGTAGCAGGAATCCCGGCTTTCTTCTCACACTTCATTACTAATCTTCCCGCCTTCCATCAAGTCCTGATCATGGTATCCTTCAAGTCTATGCCGGTGCCTTATGTCTCCGAAGGCGAAAGGTATCTCATAGGTCGGATTGGCCCAAAAGATTACAAGATTTACCGCTGCATCGTCAGATATGGATACTGCGATCACATCAGGGATACTGGCGACTTTGAGGAGCACATCATTCGTTCCATAGGGGAATTCATTTCCATTGAGGAGAGAGATATTGAATCCGTGGATGCTGCCACCGCCACAAATGAAAGAATGATTGTTGTAGGGAATTCTTCAACAACGCATGGACATAACAATGCTCTAGTTCCTCTGGATGCATATGAGGGTCCAGCGGTGAACAATGAATCTCAGATCAGTCCAGTTCCTGACACGGAGGGTACAAGCAAGAAGAAGCGAAAGAAGGTTCGGTTCATGCTGCCTGTTAATAGTCCTAAAATAATGCAGCCATGTGTGAGGAAGGAACTTTTGGACCTAATTGATGCCAGGGAGAGCGGTAGTGCCTATTTCTTGGGCCAATCGCACCTAGTGGTGCGTGACGGCTCAAACTTTCTCAAGAGATTCTTAATCATGGTCTATCGTTTTAGTGAGAAAAACTGTCGAGAGCCTCCCGTAGCTCTCAAAATCCCTCATGCTGCTCTTGTAGAAGTTGGTATGGTATGTACGATATAG